GAAAACCCAACCTTCCTTACGTAATCACCCAGCTTTTGCCTCACCTGGTCTTCCAGAGAGATCAGTCTCCACTCCACCAGCCCTGTCCTCTTCACCCGGTCCAAGTCTAGCAGGTCTGCCAGCATGTCCACCCTGGAGGGACAGTGCAGAGAGGAATGCCCTCAGCAGCCACCCCTGTGCTGATCCCAACTCTTCCCTGCCTGGGACACTGGAGATCAGAAGTATGTCTGTGTCTCAGGAGTGCTGGTACCTCTGTGCAATGTCTCGGATCTTTTGCTCTGTGTTCTGCTTCTCCCGGCACTGCTGGTTCTGCAGGTAGCTCTCCTTCAGGTACATCTCCCAAGAGAGGAGGGCAGCTTCTTCattcttctccagcttctcttctgtCCAGGGAAGGAGATGTCAGACCCTTGGGTACCCCAAACCCCACTAACCCAGCCCACACACCACGCCGTGTGCTTTGGTGCACAGTGCCATGCACCCAGGAAGGGGCaaagggcaggaggggagatgCTGGTCCTCACTGAGCTGCCTGTGGCTGGTGGCCGGCCTGTGGAGCAAGCCCCGCTGGACCAGGATCTGCAGGTGGTTGAGGAGGATGAAGGGTGGAGGCGCAGGCGGGCGGCCGTGGTACTCCTCAATCAAGTCATGCCGCTGGAACTTCCAGATCTGGTCTGTGTGCTGTTGGACCTGCTGGAAGGTGTAGCTGGGGCAGAGCCCAGGTGTCAGCCATGCCGTGAGGATGAGAGGGCACATCATGTCTGTATAGTGCCCCAGCTCATACCCAGCTCCCTGATCAGCCCTGACCTGCACCCGCTGCTTCCACCATATCTATAGCCCCCCTCAAACCACCCCTATGCTCTGCTCAACATGTGCCCCAGGACCCTCCTTGCACCTTCTCAGTGGGCAGTGCCCTGGCCATGGCCAAGCCTGTAAACAAGGCTTCAGTGCCAGGCCCATGGGGTCAGGTTGGACTCACTTGAACATGGCGATGAGGAGGTTGAGGAGGAGGATGTTGGTGAAGAGCAAGTACAGGCACAGTAAGATGACTGTCAGCCAGTCTGGGAAGATGGGTTTCTTGTTGTCTTCATTTGTCTCTGGGCACTTGGGCTTGTAGGGGTCAGTCCCATTGGGGCTGCACTGGTCAATGTTGAAGTTCACGCCTGCAAGAGAGCACAGCATGACTCACTGCAGCCAAACCTTGTGGTGTCTCAGGGAGCATGTTGGGTCTCTGGAAGGGGCCAGCATCCAGGGAGCTTAGCACCAGGCACAATTTGACCTCAGATCTGCATCATGCCAGGTCCTCCACTCAACGCCACCAGCTTTGCAGCTGTGGCACTGAGCTGGATTGGCTCACGGATCTGTGCCTTTGCTAGTGTGCTCTCTTGACTGCTTGTGCAGGTGCAGTCCTTGGGTTTGCATTGGTGGCAATGGCCCCAGTGTGGTGGAGCAGGGCTCCATCCCCACGCCCTGTCATTGCTTCTGACATTGTTCCTGGAGAGGAGCCCTGTGTAGGACTTCCATGGGCCAACAAGGCAGGAGCCAGGCAGATTGCAGCATGAGCTTGGTACTCCTCAGCCTTGCCACAGCCACCCTGACCATGCCACATGCTGTCACAGGCCAGTGTCCCTTACCATCGATGTAGGAGGGAATCTGCCCAAAGATGGTCAGGTAGGAGTGGTAGACCACGCCACGGAAAAGCCACTCCACACGCTCCTCGTTGTGAATCAGGATGGCCTGCTTGGCCACCCCAAAGGACACGACCCATACTGCtagcaggaagaggaagaagaagacaTCCTtcatctgcagaaaacagaggGGAAGCAAAACTGTGTCCTGGAGCAAACCCCGCTCCAGGATCAGGATAGGGTAACACTGGTGGCAGGCATCCAGATGCTCTAGCTGATCACCCTggcaggagggagggcagcTCTCACCATGCGCTTCACAATGATGATCTTGGGCCCCAGCGTTTTACTGACAGTGAAAATGTGCATCAGACGCAGGCAGAAAATGATAAAAGCCAGTGACAGTATGATGCGCCCGGGATATAAAGTTGATGGGATCAGCCTGGgcacagaaaagaggaaaggaaacatCTCAGTGCCACCAGTGTTGGGTTTTCTCTGATCTCGCAGCATTACATTTCTGCAGTATCAGTGAGCTTCCCCAGAGTGCTGGGTGATAGCTGCAGCATGAAAAACATctctctgaaaagcagctgaaagcagaggCAAAATGGACAGGATTAATTACATGACCATGAAAAAATCTTAGGATCGCAGAATCATCGAAtcatctaggttggaaaagacctttaagatcatcaagtccaacctttaccccaggactgccaaggccaccactaaaccatgtcactaagggcctcttctacacatttttttgaacacttccatggatggtgattccaccactgccctggacAGCCCgatcacttccctgggaagccatCCTCATTGGactttggaagaagaaattgcatttaaaaaacgTGCACAAATCTCACACTGGTTTTGTAGTCTACAGCTGTGGCTTGAGCCACAAGTGGGTCTGCAACTCACCTGCAAGTCAGCCCTGTGATAAAGACTAGAATGGCACAGATATCCAACCTATTCCAGAAGTCCTTGAAGTACAGGGAAGCCATTTTCACAACCCCAAACCCATCTGGATCATACAACAGCTGttgggaagagaagaggggTTGGTATTTCAGTGAAAGCCTTGTTAGATACTCATGTGCCTTGTAGTGGGGAGGGACCACACAGACCTGCTGGCCACCACCAGACCCTCTTGCTTACCCAAAGTTAACCTTTTCTACAGGGACATGGAAGAAGCATGGGGAGAGGCAGACATATGGGGCTTTTTAGTCAGGTGAAGAAAGGCACTGAGATGTTGAAGCAAATCAAATATCAAGCAAAGCCTGGAAATAAATGCCCAAGGAAAGAGGTGGTCCTTCCATCTCCTAATGTTTTCAGCTCAAAACAGCGTGTCTTTCTGCAAGTACCTGGGCCAGGCCAGACACAGCCAAGAAAGTTCTCTGGCCTCAGAGACGGAGGGGTCTGGCAGTCCCTTGTGCTGGGACCTCTCTGAATGGATGGTGACATAAAAAGCAACTTAGGAACATGAGCTACACAGGACCTTCCAGAAGCATACAGGGGGgtgtctctctccctcctctcacctcctcccagcccctgctctgcctgccccatACCTGGCGGGTCTCCTCACACACCAGGGAGAAGAGCCAGAAGTAGAGGAGGTACTCCCACCAGGATGGCACCGGCTGGAAGTCAACCATCAGGACGTAGgcaaagagcaggagaaaggtGAAGTAAGAGAGGATGTTCATGTAGAAGATGACGACAGGCGCTGTGAAGAAGGCTCGGAGCCGTGTCATGCAGCCCATCGGCTGCAGCCTCTTCTCCCTGTGAGGAAGAGGGGCTCAGCTGCCCAGGGAGATGCCACAGCAGTGTCTCCCAGCCAGGTGCAGGGTGAGGCTGGAGGAAATCCATGCCTTGGTGCACGCATGCCCCAGCCTCAAGAAGTACCTGAAGGTGATGAGGCCAGTGTAGAGAAGTGGGAAGAACAATGTGCATGCAATAACCTGCCAAAGCCCGTTGTCCACACACATCTGCCCCCACCAGACTTTGGTTAGAAAGGCCtgtgaggagagaggaagagaggcaCTGGTTACAGGAGCACCCCAGCCTGTCAGAGAGGGGCTGGAGGACAGAGCCCCACAGCTGCCAACCAGGAACCCTGGGTCAGGGGTAGGGGACACTTAGGCACTTCCCCTCTATGCACCACTGCTGGGAACCCACCTGGACACCCCCATGGGACACAAAATTCATGTTCTTGGCCTCCAATGCCAACTGCAGACAGGTTGTCTTCCCCCAGGCCTCAGAGACACGGGTGAGAAGCTTCTGGGCTCTCTCTTCATCCTTGCGGTAGCAGTCTGTGAACACGCCTGGCCAGGCAGGTACCAGGGAGACATGACTGAGCTGCTGGACCATATTGGTGCTCAGCAAGGTGCCCACAGAGCCACCCTTTTCAGCAGGATCTGGGCATTACACCTCACAGTGGCACCCTCTGTGCTCCCACCACCACCGAGGCACAGTCCTCGCACCTCCACAACCCCAACCTTCATGAAGAGATCCTTGTTTGGCACCACTGGCTGCAGACATCCCTCACCCCAGACACCTCCTGGACAAAGCCATCCAGCCCTGCAGGGTGCAAGAGCAGCTCTGGGTTACTGGTCCCCTCCTGCTCACCCATCGCCTTTTGCTCGTACTGCTCAGCCAGGGCCAGCATGTCCTCAGTGGTGTCGgtgtcttcctcctccttggccagctccttcaggattTTGCTGCAGGCCAGCGCGGCCGCCATGCAGTCCTGGCTCTGGAGCAGAAGAGGACAGAGAGAGCATGGGGATCTGCGCCCTGTCCTGCAGGTCCCAGTAGTCCTGCCAAGCCCTCCACAGCTCCCACGTGGAAGGAAGGAGGATGTCCCAAGCATACTGCTCCTCAGGATGGACAGCTTGCCGTGACAAGGGCTGAGAGCAGGGGTAGTAGGTAACCCACTGCCACAGGGAATCTGGGGTTAACCCTGCTCTCCTTGTGGAAAGCCTTGGGTGATGGGGCAGTGTGTCTGCGTGGTATGGTCACTATGCCACCAGCCACTCTACCTCTTGTCCAGGGGTGCTGTTTATGG
This genomic window from Strigops habroptila isolate Jane chromosome 8, bStrHab1.2.pri, whole genome shotgun sequence contains:
- the TRPM2 gene encoding transient receptor potential cation channel subfamily M member 2 isoform X2, producing MAAALACSKILKELAKEEEDTDTTEDMLALAEQYEQKAMGVFTDCYRKDEERAQKLLTRVSEAWGKTTCLQLALEAKNMNFVSHGGVQAFLTKVWWGQMCVDNGLWQVIACTLFFPLLYTGLITFREKRLQPMGCMTRLRAFFTAPVVIFYMNILSYFTFLLLFAYVLMVDFQPVPSWWEYLLYFWLFSLVCEETRQLLYDPDGFGVVKMASLYFKDFWNRLDICAILVFITGLTCRLIPSTLYPGRIILSLAFIIFCLRLMHIFTVSKTLGPKIIIVKRMMKDVFFFLFLLAVWVVSFGVAKQAILIHNEERVEWLFRGVVYHSYLTIFGQIPSYIDGVNFNIDQCSPNGTDPYKPKCPETNEDNKKPIFPDWLTVILLCLYLLFTNILLLNLLIAMFNYTFQQVQQHTDQIWKFQRHDLIEEYHGRPPAPPPFILLNHLQILVQRGLLHRPATSHRQLKEKLEKNEEAALLSWEMYLKESYLQNQQCREKQNTEQKIRDIAQRVDMLADLLDLDRVKRTGLVEWRLISLEDQVHQSAQALRWIMQALQDNGFSAGEDVPSVGSGKALETKEVGLEGKPEESQSPYHVLARNLLYPGSHTRRFPVPDEKVPWEVDFALYDPPTYSAEHKDMAVQDPFSLSLESLLKINYNTMDGLIDRQSFHGLYIVQDGLPLNPMGRTGLRGRGRLHCFGPNHALHPIVTRWRRNLDGSIIRKSLKKMLEVLVAQYPLSDVWALPGGSLEPGETLPLKLKWILRREFWPQFQNLLKQGTEVHKGYLDDPRNTDNAWVETVAVSVHFNSQNDVEMKRLNSFLQGCDPELCIRWQVLDKRIPLHANHKKFLHKISTLLDAYY